In Thermovirga sp., the sequence GATAGGCGCCGGAGAATGGATCGCCCTAATTGGGAGTAACGGGTCGGGAAAATCCACCCTGGCGAAGCATATCAACGCCCTGCTGCTACCGTCGCAGGGCGATTGTTTTGTCAATGGCCTCAACACAAAAAGTGAAGAGGGCAAATACTCGGCCCGAAGAGCGGTGTCGATGGTGTTCCAGAACCCCGAGAACCAGCTCATAGCGGCCGTGGTGGAGGAAGATGTCGCCTTCGGCCCCGAGAACCTGGGCCTTCCCTCCGAGAAGATCAGGGAAAGGGTGAGATGGGCCCTGGAGGTGTCAGGCCTGGGGGAAATGGCCCGAAAGCCCGTCTACGCCCTTTCTGGGGGGCAGAAGCAAAGGCTGGCCCTGGCTGGAGCCATCGCCCAGAAATCATCCTGCCTGGTCATGGATGAAGCGACGACCATGCTCGACCCAAGGGGAAGGCAGGACTTGATGGTGGTGCTCTCCAGCCTCCATTCCGGAGGGATGACCCTCGTCTCCATCACTCACCGGCTCGAGGAGATCCTCTGCTGCGACCGTTGCATAGTGCTTTCAGAGGGCCGCATAGCGTGGGAAGGGACCCCGCTGGGGCTCTTCCTTCTCGGTGAGGACCTCGTGAAATGGGGTCTTGAGATCCCCGGGATTGTAAGAGTATGGCGGATACTCCTC encodes:
- a CDS encoding ATP-binding cassette domain-containing protein, encoding MTADCLVRFSHVSYTYEGTDTPAITDIDLEIGAGEWIALIGSNGSGKSTLAKHINALLLPSQGDCFVNGLNTKSEEGKYSARRAVSMVFQNPENQLIAAVVEEDVAFGPENLGLPSEKIRERVRWALEVSGLGEMARKPVYALSGGQKQRLALAGAIAQKSSCLVMDEATTMLDPRGRQDLMVVLSSLHSGGMTLVSITHRLEEILCCDRCIVLSEGRIAWEGTPLGLFLLGEDLVKWGLEIPGIVRVWRILLDEGLFGTETPPRMEEMVEALCR